A single window of Paenibacillus sp. SYP-B4298 DNA harbors:
- a CDS encoding LysR family transcriptional regulator, translated as MESGDLKIFQAVAREGSITKAAQVLNYVQSNVTARIRLLEAELGLPLFRRTNRGMLLTSAGENLLRYTDQIISLLEEARRTTQYSDVPDGSLRVGCIEAAASTYVLPVIQEYQSHYPKVQFQLHTGATHDLVQQVLTDELDGAFIYGPIDESRLNYLPVFEDELVLISEQNRADMEQLLTMPMLFFDVGCTHRARAESLLKEKGISSYEIREFGTMEVIVNGVSAGLGVSLLPRSSVAFAEEAGRISSHSLPEHYRKLEVGFIYPSREIHSAALTELIHQLQLP; from the coding sequence TTGGAGAGCGGCGATCTCAAAATATTTCAGGCGGTTGCTAGAGAAGGAAGTATTACCAAGGCCGCACAGGTATTAAATTATGTACAGTCCAATGTGACCGCTCGCATACGATTGCTTGAGGCTGAGCTGGGACTCCCGCTTTTTCGGCGCACGAATCGCGGGATGCTCCTGACATCCGCAGGGGAAAATTTGCTGCGGTATACAGATCAGATTATCAGCTTGCTGGAGGAGGCTCGAAGAACGACACAATATTCAGATGTTCCTGATGGCTCTCTTCGGGTGGGGTGTATTGAAGCGGCAGCTTCCACTTATGTCCTCCCTGTCATCCAGGAATATCAGTCCCATTATCCGAAGGTTCAGTTCCAGCTACACACCGGCGCCACCCATGATCTTGTACAGCAGGTGTTGACTGATGAGCTGGATGGAGCTTTTATCTATGGTCCAATTGACGAGTCCCGCCTGAACTATCTGCCTGTATTTGAGGATGAGCTTGTACTGATTTCGGAGCAGAACAGAGCGGATATGGAACAATTGCTTACCATGCCGATGCTGTTTTTTGATGTGGGCTGTACGCACCGGGCCAGAGCGGAGAGCCTGTTGAAGGAGAAAGGGATTTCTTCTTATGAAATCAGAGAATTCGGCACGATGGAAGTGATAGTAAATGGGGTTTCGGCTGGATTAGGCGTATCGTTATTGCCGCGATCCTCCGTTGCATTCGCGGAGGAGGCAGGAAGAATCTCCAGTCATTCATTGCCAGAGCACTATCGCAAGTTAGAGGTCGGGTTCATCTATCCGTCAAGAGAGATTCACTCTGCTGCCCTAACAGAACTGATCCATCAGCTACAGTTGCCTTAA
- a CDS encoding general stress protein gives MSKRLALFPNQEAAIQTLKALTEQGFAPGEITVIGKNREHTRRIEMETSVHADELMDIAQTLEQEPSHGAYIVGSMGATAGSSSSGLGAFPAVGAVRYEDMDAGTTMERALDGFGLDKPQHEACSQAIQAGAIAVIVETDEDASDVGGGLGRLDKVEAVFRSHGAQQIV, from the coding sequence ATGAGCAAAAGGCTGGCATTATTTCCGAATCAGGAAGCAGCAATTCAGACGTTGAAGGCACTTACAGAGCAAGGCTTCGCTCCTGGCGAAATAACGGTAATCGGCAAGAACCGCGAGCATACGCGCAGAATCGAGATGGAAACGAGTGTCCATGCCGACGAGCTGATGGATATTGCGCAGACGCTGGAGCAGGAGCCATCTCACGGCGCTTATATCGTGGGTTCGATGGGGGCCACTGCTGGCAGCTCCAGCTCCGGTCTGGGAGCCTTTCCGGCTGTGGGTGCTGTCCGCTATGAGGATATGGATGCTGGCACGACAATGGAGCGGGCGCTGGACGGCTTTGGACTGGACAAGCCTCAGCATGAGGCTTGCAGTCAGGCGATTCAGGCGGGAGCGATCGCCGTTATTGTCGAGACGGATGAGGATGCCAGTGATGTCGGAGGCGGACTTGGAAGGCTGGATAAGGTGGAGGCGGTCTTCCGAAGTCACGGCGCCCAGCAAATTGTGTAA
- a CDS encoding YtxH domain-containing protein produces the protein MSNEMNTTNGNSYLKGALIGAVIGAAAALLFAPKSGRELRQDIKVKASEAGEVIKTAANTISDTACDCAHTVGHQASQIKEKVQSMTDSLRSRAANKAADVQENIAEAADAARDLTERAAEHTEQAIDAVEEKSKNLLEQS, from the coding sequence ATGAGTAATGAGATGAACACAACCAACGGGAACAGCTATCTGAAAGGCGCCTTGATTGGCGCAGTGATCGGCGCCGCAGCCGCCCTGCTGTTCGCTCCTAAGTCGGGTCGAGAGCTCAGACAGGATATTAAAGTGAAGGCATCCGAGGCGGGTGAAGTCATCAAAACGGCGGCGAACACGATCTCGGACACTGCCTGCGATTGCGCCCATACAGTAGGTCATCAAGCCTCCCAGATCAAGGAGAAGGTGCAGAGCATGACCGACAGCCTCCGCTCCAGAGCAGCCAACAAAGCCGCGGATGTGCAAGAGAATATCGCTGAAGCAGCGGATGCGGCTAGGGATTTGACCGAGCGCGCTGCCGAGCATACCGAGCAAGCGATTGATGCTGTGGAGGAGAAATCCAAGAATCTGCTGGAGCAGTCCTAA
- a CDS encoding ABC transporter substrate-binding protein — MKQNVKLGAVLLCMVLWLAACGSGSGQPAGDGQSGGVQAEPGNGQAASMQAADDATSKAPQTRKVSTVKGEIEIPVEPQRVIGLSVVYPEFLYALGITPVAVQNYHSEYPSYLTEPFKDTVKMGIGRTPNFEAILAAQPDVILAPEWWSANDYDQLSEIAPTLLLPAHDDWRDELRSIGVALDRQEQAEQVIADLAAKEAEVRGKLDELVGDETVVYMRVMAKEIVVHSENIDRGSFIHKQLGLKPLDNFPKTERAMPISLEMLPDFDADHIIVQLDDDSKDEVQERFKEATDNSLWKKMKAVRNGHVYMVGGKEYFNLGMSPLADKFAMEDILQAFEQRLK, encoded by the coding sequence ATGAAACAGAACGTGAAGCTGGGAGCAGTGCTCCTATGTATGGTGTTATGGCTGGCAGCCTGCGGGTCAGGAAGCGGGCAGCCTGCGGGAGATGGACAGTCAGGAGGCGTGCAAGCCGAGCCAGGCAATGGACAAGCTGCCAGCATGCAGGCGGCAGATGATGCTACAAGCAAGGCGCCTCAGACACGCAAGGTGTCCACGGTTAAGGGTGAAATTGAAATTCCGGTCGAGCCGCAGCGAGTCATTGGGCTGTCGGTAGTGTACCCGGAATTTTTGTATGCGCTGGGCATTACGCCGGTCGCTGTCCAAAACTATCATAGCGAGTATCCGTCTTACTTGACGGAGCCGTTCAAGGATACGGTCAAGATGGGGATCGGCCGCACGCCCAACTTTGAGGCGATTCTGGCTGCCCAGCCAGATGTTATACTTGCCCCGGAGTGGTGGTCAGCGAATGACTACGACCAGCTATCCGAGATCGCCCCGACGCTGCTGCTGCCCGCACATGATGATTGGCGCGATGAGCTGAGGAGCATTGGCGTGGCGCTGGACAGGCAGGAGCAGGCGGAACAGGTTATTGCCGATCTGGCAGCCAAAGAGGCAGAGGTGCGTGGGAAGCTTGATGAGCTAGTGGGCGATGAGACGGTCGTCTATATGCGGGTTATGGCGAAGGAGATCGTCGTGCATAGCGAGAATATCGACCGCGGCAGCTTCATTCACAAGCAGCTTGGGCTGAAGCCGCTCGATAATTTCCCCAAGACAGAACGCGCGATGCCCATATCGCTGGAGATGTTGCCGGACTTCGACGCGGATCATATCATCGTTCAGCTCGATGATGACTCCAAGGATGAGGTGCAGGAGAGATTCAAGGAAGCGACAGATAATTCGTTATGGAAGAAGATGAAGGCAGTCCGAAACGGCCATGTCTACATGGTCGGAGGCAAAGAATACTTCAATCTGGGCATGTCGCCGCTGGCGGACAAATTTGCGATGGAGGATATATTGCAGGCATTTGAGCAGCGGCTGAAATAG
- a CDS encoding magnesium transporter CorA family protein: MTHRKFRYHAGWEWMHSLQASDNSHLTLKKDIPLCARWLDESVLRTTNHIHVTILHGGLPLLQGSLLIQMSDDEQDVQMLHFWVTPEQMITLHSDLRLVLRMQRSPWNERLEQCGSAPEAFMLLLSHVLDTFHEGLDSFEAKLHQLENSMRRRNRADLMDGIFERRYELLHWSQLFVPVLEIEMAAREAFLQHYDATEGFSRLRFKLERIDSLMKHYNQQIDTLISMDDAISNLRGTDVMKTLTIFTALFTPAGVVGALWGMNFQRLPWLRESWGFALVLGITGLLTAGVYFWLWYKGWTGDLLKSGRSSKAAASKHGHGQAGGSGRPGSSDRAHARPSQNDTAPIADGSNHPSDHAADSPSRSSRSRSRS, encoded by the coding sequence ATGACACACCGCAAATTTCGTTATCATGCCGGGTGGGAATGGATGCATTCGCTTCAAGCCTCGGACAATTCTCATCTGACACTCAAAAAGGATATTCCACTCTGCGCGCGCTGGCTGGATGAAAGCGTGCTGCGTACAACCAATCATATTCATGTGACCATACTGCATGGAGGCCTCCCTCTCCTGCAAGGCAGTCTGCTCATTCAGATGTCGGACGACGAGCAGGATGTGCAGATGCTTCATTTCTGGGTCACGCCCGAACAGATGATCACCCTGCATTCGGATCTGCGCCTTGTGCTCCGCATGCAGCGCTCGCCCTGGAACGAACGGCTGGAGCAGTGCGGCAGCGCCCCGGAGGCGTTCATGCTGTTGCTCAGCCATGTGCTCGATACGTTCCATGAGGGACTGGATAGCTTTGAAGCCAAGCTGCATCAATTGGAGAACTCCATGCGCAGACGCAACCGCGCCGACCTGATGGATGGCATCTTCGAGCGCCGCTATGAGCTGCTGCACTGGAGCCAGCTATTCGTTCCGGTGCTGGAGATTGAGATGGCAGCCAGAGAAGCCTTCCTGCAGCACTACGATGCTACGGAAGGCTTCAGCCGACTGCGCTTCAAGCTGGAGCGAATCGACAGCCTGATGAAGCATTACAATCAGCAGATCGATACGCTGATCTCCATGGATGATGCCATCTCCAACCTGCGCGGCACCGATGTGATGAAAACATTGACCATCTTCACAGCGCTGTTCACTCCTGCCGGAGTCGTCGGCGCTCTCTGGGGAATGAATTTTCAACGATTGCCGTGGCTTCGGGAATCCTGGGGCTTTGCCTTGGTGCTCGGCATTACAGGACTGTTGACCGCAGGCGTCTACTTCTGGCTCTGGTACAAGGGCTGGACAGGCGATCTGCTCAAGAGCGGGCGCTCCAGCAAAGCCGCCGCCAGCAAGCATGGACACGGACAAGCTGGCGGCAGTGGACGACCCGGCAGCAGCGACCGAGCCCATGCCAGACCCAGTCAGAACGATACAGCTCCCATAGCTGACGGCTCTAACCACCCGTCAGATCATGCGGCCGACAGCCCCAGCAGGAGCAGCCGCTCCCGCAGCAGAAGCTGA
- a CDS encoding AraC family transcriptional regulator, which translates to MKEMTYSVVSNPSALSQQGSLQVLFAGESQTRPLHKLGPRVYDFYLLHHVLSGRGTFTSMQHSYAIEAGHSFLIEPSRLVSYEADELDPWRYRWVAFGGEQAAELVRQAGFSKRQPLAMNGSRRIAVLLHQIQSAFRQRKPSAHLQAAGCLMQLMALLAEAAEPSLQDPLRPGDEGELLVQQVIRYLSTQYTEAVSIEAMAETLGYNRAYLSRLFKQRSGLAPMTFLLKLRVDKGRLLLRERPELTIEQIASSVGFHDALYFSKQFRRFYGHSPTAYREAMRRGQTPS; encoded by the coding sequence ATGAAGGAGATGACCTACAGCGTGGTATCCAATCCTTCGGCGCTGTCTCAGCAAGGCTCGCTGCAGGTGCTGTTTGCGGGGGAAAGCCAGACGCGGCCGCTGCACAAGCTCGGACCGCGCGTCTATGATTTTTATTTGCTTCATCATGTGCTGTCCGGCAGAGGCACCTTCACCTCGATGCAGCACAGCTATGCCATTGAGGCAGGCCACTCCTTCCTGATCGAGCCCAGCCGACTGGTCAGCTATGAAGCGGATGAGCTTGATCCCTGGCGCTATCGCTGGGTAGCCTTTGGCGGAGAGCAGGCCGCAGAGCTGGTGAGGCAGGCCGGCTTCAGCAAGCGCCAGCCGCTTGCGATGAATGGAAGCCGGCGGATCGCGGTGCTGCTGCATCAGATTCAGTCCGCCTTTCGTCAGCGGAAGCCCTCGGCTCATCTTCAGGCGGCAGGCTGCCTGATGCAGCTCATGGCGCTGCTCGCCGAGGCCGCCGAGCCGTCCTTGCAGGACCCGCTGCGCCCTGGCGATGAAGGGGAGCTGCTTGTCCAGCAAGTGATCCGCTATCTGTCCACCCAATATACCGAAGCGGTGTCCATCGAAGCCATGGCGGAGACGCTTGGCTATAACCGGGCTTATCTATCCCGGTTATTCAAGCAGCGCAGCGGCCTTGCGCCGATGACCTTCCTGCTCAAGCTGCGCGTAGACAAGGGCCGCCTGCTGCTGCGCGAGCGCCCCGAGCTGACTATTGAGCAGATCGCATCCTCAGTCGGCTTCCACGATGCCCTCTATTTCTCCAAGCAGTTCCGGCGGTTTTACGGTCATTCGCCGACCGCCTACCGCGAGGCGATGCGACGGGGTCAGACCCCGTCGTAA
- a CDS encoding sigma-70 family RNA polymerase sigma factor, which yields MTNRPANSSSFCPVSLILDYQSHPSNETATQLIEHYEPMVRMAAGKISRNRPDLFEDLYQVGQMALLRLFEQFDTSVGMQFEPYAMKSIIGHMKNYLRDKSWYIQVPRRVKEKGIVLQQAVDELTVKLERSPNVEEIAQHLGLSYEETLEILAGRDLYHYVSLDTPISEEESHTTLGELIGTQANDYDTVDKKLDLVAAMSCLKPEEQKVLLMVYEEGLPQRSIADQLGVSQMSISRIQKRAIDKLKAFLTEEGNHKPY from the coding sequence ATGACGAACAGGCCCGCGAATTCGTCTTCGTTCTGCCCGGTCTCGCTTATTCTGGATTACCAGAGCCACCCGAGCAACGAAACGGCAACCCAGCTGATTGAGCATTATGAACCGATGGTTCGAATGGCAGCCGGCAAAATTTCGCGTAATCGACCGGATTTGTTTGAGGACTTGTATCAGGTCGGGCAGATGGCGCTGCTGCGTCTATTTGAGCAATTCGATACCTCGGTCGGCATGCAATTCGAACCTTACGCCATGAAGAGCATTATCGGACATATGAAAAATTATTTACGGGACAAATCCTGGTATATTCAGGTTCCCCGCCGTGTGAAGGAAAAGGGCATCGTACTGCAGCAGGCGGTTGACGAGCTGACCGTGAAGCTGGAGCGCTCGCCCAACGTAGAGGAAATTGCCCAGCATCTGGGGCTCAGCTATGAGGAGACATTGGAAATATTAGCGGGCAGAGATTTGTATCATTATGTGTCGCTTGACACGCCCATCTCCGAGGAGGAGAGCCATACGACACTTGGCGAGCTGATCGGAACCCAAGCGAATGACTACGATACGGTAGACAAAAAGCTCGATCTTGTAGCCGCCATGTCCTGCCTCAAGCCAGAGGAGCAGAAGGTGCTGCTGATGGTATACGAGGAGGGATTGCCGCAACGCTCCATTGCCGATCAGCTCGGCGTCTCGCAGATGAGCATCTCCCGCATTCAAAAACGAGCCATTGACAAGCTCAAGGCGTTTTTGACGGAGGAAGGTAACCATAAGCCCTACTAA
- a CDS encoding asparaginase, whose protein sequence is MGAGLKKDGAPIVQRIRGEWTESVHVGHIAVVDAGGRLLAWAGDPGRIVWMGSAVNPLAALPLVLHGVAGAGKADDTALALLAGRQQGTVQQTSRLDRLLQQHGIEEAELALPAVYPLDTKRRMELMCSKQPQRRLYHPAAGRHIAALVLSRALGCTQDGYTEPGHPAQQQVMQCVAACASIEEQTLGVAQDDCGSPALALPLWRLALAYARLAAPQADGADAALAAAARRVTAAMNRHPDLVEGPGRLSATLLGDANVIASSVEQGVYAFALRQQRLGVAVSIADGCGEALPLAVAAILESLAATAGPAGPQHADGPRRLAAAVRSGFPAARLDAMGREIGRMEALATLSYGERYPRVRF, encoded by the coding sequence ATGGGAGCCGGTCTTAAAAAAGATGGCGCGCCGATCGTACAGCGGATTAGAGGAGAATGGACAGAAAGTGTGCATGTCGGTCATATCGCTGTTGTGGATGCCGGCGGAAGGCTGCTTGCCTGGGCCGGCGATCCTGGCCGTATCGTATGGATGGGCTCAGCGGTGAACCCGCTGGCAGCGCTGCCGCTCGTGCTGCACGGTGTTGCTGGTGCGGGCAAGGCGGATGATACGGCGCTGGCGCTGCTGGCGGGTCGGCAGCAGGGCACTGTGCAGCAGACCAGCAGGCTGGATAGGCTGCTACAGCAACATGGCATCGAAGAAGCGGAGCTCGCGCTGCCTGCTGTCTACCCGCTTGATACGAAGCGCCGCATGGAGTTGATGTGCAGCAAGCAGCCGCAGCGCCGGCTGTACCATCCGGCGGCAGGGCGGCATATTGCCGCGCTCGTCCTAAGCCGCGCTCTAGGCTGTACGCAGGATGGCTACACCGAGCCTGGGCATCCGGCCCAGCAGCAGGTCATGCAATGCGTGGCGGCTTGTGCCTCGATAGAAGAGCAGACGCTCGGCGTAGCGCAAGATGACTGCGGCAGCCCGGCGCTGGCGCTGCCGTTATGGCGGCTCGCGCTCGCCTATGCGCGCTTGGCCGCCCCGCAAGCTGACGGGGCGGATGCCGCTCTTGCGGCGGCGGCGCGGCGCGTGACCGCCGCCATGAACCGCCACCCGGACCTGGTTGAGGGTCCGGGGCGGCTGTCAGCGACGCTGCTTGGCGATGCGAATGTCATCGCCAGCAGCGTAGAGCAGGGCGTATATGCATTCGCCCTGCGGCAGCAGCGCCTGGGGGTAGCCGTCAGCATCGCAGACGGCTGTGGGGAGGCGCTGCCTCTGGCGGTGGCGGCGATTCTCGAATCGCTCGCCGCCACCGCGGGGCCGGCCGGCCCGCAGCATGCGGACGGGCCGCGCCGGCTGGCCGCGGCCGTGCGCAGCGGCTTCCCGGCCGCAAGGCTCGATGCCATGGGCCGCGAGATCGGCCGCATGGAGGCGCTCGCGACGCTAAGCTACGGGGAACGCTATCCCCGTGTGCGCTTCTAG
- a CDS encoding helix-turn-helix domain-containing protein yields MERTVQPLEPSVYAMLERMSFRLHGVEEIKPTSEEWYFRVRFLASHMLLVMTDGQGWLTLDGRYIELRKGGIYACLPGQLVEARIELLELHGEASSYCLFYDVLEQQADSEVWETVRHNSRFPVAGEAALLSPLSIGMLCESLHRAWSEEHPLSRWRAQIMLQELLLSMLEGRRHGEVDDVEALLEQIRHYIERHCKQKLTIEGLAQQAGLSARHFMRLFKRRYGCSVMEYVSVHRIKQAQRLMRADRSARLRDIAAQVGYQDEMYFRRKFKQISGIPPASYMRNCRQRIAAGHPLAIGILLALQMVPCAAPADHPWTEYYRRKYETDQVLPLEAGLEVRLQQLRETAPDVILVMDGLVSAKEQERLSELAPVCAVPWSGADWRTQLIFAAQYLERSGAAEAWLQRYERKAAFVREQIRLQLRGERLCLLSIRGSQLELVGSDSIGTVFYDDLGIAPASTEELRPRSRVLTLEQLGGLDASRLLLIIGQDQPSQTTWHRIASSERWRELLPVQQGKVELLSHSPLVEYSAFVHDLLLDEALKLWRDRP; encoded by the coding sequence TTGGAGCGCACAGTTCAACCGCTTGAGCCTTCGGTCTATGCGATGCTGGAGAGAATGAGCTTCAGACTGCATGGAGTGGAGGAGATCAAGCCGACAAGCGAGGAATGGTATTTTCGTGTTCGCTTTCTGGCTAGCCATATGCTGCTGGTGATGACAGATGGCCAAGGCTGGCTGACGTTGGATGGACGTTATATCGAGCTGCGTAAGGGTGGAATCTATGCTTGTCTGCCAGGACAATTGGTTGAGGCGAGGATTGAATTGCTTGAATTGCATGGTGAGGCCAGCAGCTACTGTCTATTCTATGATGTGCTGGAACAGCAGGCAGATTCCGAGGTTTGGGAGACGGTGCGGCATAACAGCCGATTCCCCGTTGCAGGCGAGGCGGCGCTCCTGTCCCCGCTGTCCATTGGCATGCTGTGTGAATCATTGCACCGGGCGTGGTCAGAGGAGCACCCGCTGAGCCGTTGGCGGGCGCAAATTATGCTGCAGGAGCTGCTGCTTTCCATGCTGGAGGGTAGGCGGCATGGAGAGGTGGACGACGTTGAGGCGTTGCTGGAGCAGATTCGGCACTATATTGAGCGGCATTGCAAGCAGAAGCTGACGATAGAAGGTCTGGCGCAGCAGGCGGGCCTCAGCGCCAGGCATTTCATGCGGCTATTCAAAAGAAGATACGGCTGCAGCGTCATGGAGTATGTATCCGTTCATCGAATCAAACAGGCGCAACGGCTGATGCGGGCAGACCGCAGCGCCCGTCTTAGAGATATTGCCGCGCAGGTTGGCTACCAGGACGAGATGTATTTTCGCCGCAAGTTCAAGCAAATCTCCGGTATTCCTCCAGCCTCGTATATGCGCAATTGTCGCCAGCGCATCGCGGCTGGCCATCCGCTGGCGATCGGTATTCTGCTGGCCTTGCAGATGGTACCCTGCGCGGCGCCTGCCGATCACCCATGGACGGAGTATTACCGCCGCAAATATGAGACGGATCAGGTGCTGCCGCTGGAGGCCGGGCTGGAGGTCAGATTGCAGCAGCTCCGGGAGACTGCGCCAGATGTCATCCTGGTGATGGATGGTCTTGTGTCCGCGAAGGAGCAGGAGAGATTAAGTGAGCTTGCACCTGTATGCGCTGTTCCGTGGTCGGGTGCGGATTGGCGTACCCAGCTTATATTCGCTGCTCAATATTTGGAGCGAAGCGGGGCGGCAGAGGCGTGGCTGCAGCGGTATGAACGCAAGGCGGCATTTGTCAGGGAGCAGATACGCTTGCAACTGCGCGGTGAACGGCTATGCCTGCTAAGTATCCGCGGCAGTCAACTGGAGCTGGTCGGCAGCGATAGCATCGGAACGGTGTTTTACGACGATCTTGGCATCGCGCCTGCTTCAACGGAAGAGTTAAGGCCACGCAGCCGCGTACTGACGCTGGAGCAGCTTGGCGGGCTGGATGCGAGCAGGCTGCTGCTGATTATTGGGCAAGATCAACCGTCGCAGACCACCTGGCATCGTATCGCCAGCAGTGAGCGTTGGAGGGAGCTGTTGCCTGTTCAGCAGGGCAAGGTGGAGCTATTGTCCCACAGCCCGTTAGTGGAGTATTCCGCCTTCGTTCATGATCTGCTGCTCGATGAGGCATTGAAGCTGTGGCGGGATCGTCCATAG
- a CDS encoding STAS domain-containing protein has product MNQQDKFHLRTETTEGKCTVYVSGEFDLEVASQMRAAMAPLIELTDRELILNLKDLQYIDSTGIGILVSVLKARHASQASFSVEAIPPTIRKLFDMTGITPFLLRHS; this is encoded by the coding sequence ATGAATCAGCAAGATAAATTCCATCTGCGCACCGAAACGACAGAGGGCAAATGCACCGTATACGTTAGCGGAGAGTTCGACCTGGAGGTTGCCAGCCAGATGCGCGCGGCGATGGCGCCATTGATCGAGCTGACCGACCGCGAATTGATTCTGAATTTGAAGGATCTCCAATATATCGACAGCACTGGAATCGGAATACTGGTCTCCGTACTGAAGGCTCGGCATGCCAGTCAAGCCTCCTTCTCTGTGGAAGCCATCCCTCCGACTATCCGCAAGCTGTTCGATATGACAGGTATTACACCGTTTCTGCTTCGGCATTCTTAG
- a CDS encoding zinc-binding dehydrogenase, with protein sequence MRAIIHEGKQGIEGLQYTEQRDRQPGEGEVKIRLKTAGLNHRDLFLMSARTSQDSPLILGSDGAGRIEAVGDEVAGLSPGAEVIINPCIGWERTEQVPVVPAILGGPTDGTFAESVIVPWQNVAPKPAYLTWEEAGVLSLSALTAYRALFTRGDVQPGDHVLIPGIGGGVATFAAQMAAAIGAEVTVTSRSEMKRQAAMQLPIAQALDSHTSWGEQLAGKSVDVILDSVGPALFDQYFEVIKPNGKIIMFGASSGDEMTIPARAIFFPQLHIIGTSMGSREEFVAMLQFMEQHALHPVIDTVYPLRDTALAFSRMERGEQLGNIAIAID encoded by the coding sequence ATGAGAGCGATCATACATGAAGGAAAGCAAGGAATCGAAGGATTGCAATATACAGAGCAGAGAGACAGGCAGCCAGGGGAGGGCGAGGTAAAGATCCGGCTAAAAACAGCAGGACTCAACCATCGGGATTTATTTCTGATGTCTGCACGAACGAGCCAGGATTCGCCCTTGATTCTTGGCTCGGATGGGGCAGGAAGGATAGAGGCTGTCGGTGACGAGGTCGCGGGTCTGAGCCCAGGCGCCGAGGTCATTATTAATCCATGCATCGGGTGGGAGAGGACGGAGCAGGTTCCTGTTGTACCTGCCATATTAGGAGGGCCTACGGACGGTACGTTTGCTGAATCGGTCATCGTTCCTTGGCAAAATGTTGCTCCAAAGCCCGCTTATCTTACGTGGGAGGAGGCCGGTGTGCTATCCTTGTCTGCCCTCACTGCCTATCGGGCGCTGTTCACAAGAGGAGATGTTCAGCCGGGCGACCATGTCCTCATTCCAGGAATCGGTGGCGGCGTTGCGACCTTCGCCGCCCAGATGGCGGCAGCGATTGGCGCAGAAGTAACTGTAACCTCAAGAAGTGAGATGAAGCGTCAAGCGGCCATGCAGTTGCCGATTGCCCAGGCATTGGATAGTCATACGAGCTGGGGGGAGCAGCTTGCGGGCAAGTCTGTCGATGTCATCCTGGATAGTGTGGGGCCAGCGCTATTCGACCAATATTTTGAGGTCATCAAGCCGAATGGCAAAATCATTATGTTCGGGGCAAGCTCTGGTGATGAGATGACGATTCCGGCACGGGCTATATTTTTCCCTCAGCTTCATATTATCGGCACATCTATGGGAAGCAGGGAAGAGTTTGTAGCGATGCTTCAATTCATGGAGCAGCATGCTCTGCATCCTGTTATCGATACGGTCTATCCGTTAAGAGATACAGCCCTTGCCTTTTCGCGTATGGAGCGAGGTGAACAGCTAGGCAATATTGCGATTGCAATAGATTGA
- the rsbW gene encoding anti-sigma B factor RsbW, producing MKAIEEVVQLHVPATAEYVDLVRVTLYGIAAKMGFSYEDIEDMKVAVSEACNNAVLHAYNHEAATSSEERRMHIEFVKSPHALSIVVQDNGHNAIALAEAPRTSPLLGKSIEDINSGGLGLYLMQALMDQVEVLSEAGTRVTLTKRLVRSEELA from the coding sequence ATGAAAGCAATCGAGGAAGTAGTACAACTTCACGTTCCGGCTACCGCAGAATATGTGGATTTAGTCCGGGTTACCTTGTACGGAATAGCGGCCAAAATGGGATTCTCTTATGAGGACATCGAGGATATGAAGGTAGCTGTATCAGAAGCATGCAATAATGCAGTGCTGCACGCCTACAATCATGAAGCTGCAACCAGTAGTGAAGAGCGTCGAATGCATATTGAATTTGTAAAAAGCCCTCATGCGCTCTCGATCGTCGTTCAGGATAACGGACATAACGCCATTGCTCTGGCTGAGGCTCCGCGAACCTCTCCGCTGCTCGGCAAGAGCATTGAGGACATCAACTCTGGCGGCTTGGGGCTATATCTGATGCAGGCCTTGATGGATCAGGTCGAGGTGCTCAGCGAAGCCGGAACCCGGGTAACCTTAACCAAGCGCCTGGTCAGGAGTGAAGAATTGGCATGA